In Hirschia baltica ATCC 49814, the genomic stretch CGAGCTTACTGTCCAGCTCGATAATACGGCCTTCAATGTGGCTCTGGCTTTCTTTTGCCGCGTGATATTCAGCATTCTCAGATAAGTCACCATGTTCGCGTGCGACCGCAATCGCCTGAATCACTTCAGGGCGCGCGACTGTTTTCAAATGCTTAAGTTCATCTTCCAAGGCCTGATGGCCTTGGGCTGTCATAGGAATGCGTTGCATTAGTTAGATACCGTTATTGAAACTTTACGAAAGGTCGACCGAACTTTCGCTAAGGTCAAGAGTAGGATTGAAGTGAGGCAGCTTCAAGGGGGCGTTCTTTAAGAACACGAATTGCCCTAACTGCTGCATGCCCACCAGAAATAGTTGTATAATAGGGTACGCCCTTAATAAGAGCTGTGCGTCGGATGGATGCAGAATCAAGCATGGATTGTGCACCTTCCGTCGTATTGATCACAAGCTGAACTTTTCCGTCAGAAATTTTATCCACGATGTGTGGACGCCCTTCTAGAACTTTATTCACGACGCTGACATCTATGCCTTCTTCTTGCATATCACGGGCTGTGCCGGATGTTGCAATAATTGAAAAGCCTAAATCTATCAGCTGTTTAGCTGTTTCGATCGCTGCTGCTTTGTCATTCTTTTTCACAGAGATGAAGCAAGTTCCGCTTTGTGGAAGATCGTGACCAGCACCGATTTGAGATTTCAGGAATGCTGCATCAAATGTCTCAGCAATCCCCATAACTTCACCGGTTGAGCGCATTTCAGGACCAAGTGCCGGGTCGACGCCAGTGAAGCGCGCGAATGGGAATACGGCTTCCTTTACGGCAATGCGAGGTGGTGTAATTGGTCCATCGCCTAGTCCAAATTGGGCTAGTTTTTCTTCTGCCATTACTTTTGCAGCGATAGAAGCAAGGGGTTTACCCACAGCTTTTGCGACAAAAGGAACCGTTCTGGATGCACGTGGATTGGCTTCAAGGACGAATATTTCATCATCTTTGACGGCAAATTGCACATTCATAAGACCTTTTACATTCAGCGCGCTGGCCAAAACGCGAGCTTGACGGGCTAACTCATCCTGAATTGGCTGGGAAAGCGAGTATGGCGGAATGGAACAGGCCGAATCACCTGAGTGCACACCTGCTTCTTCAATGTGCTGCATAATACCGGCAACGTGGGTGGTTTCACCATCGCAAATGGCGTCGACATCGACTTCGATTGCATCAGATAAATAACGGTCGACTAGGAGGTTTCCGCCTTCAGACGCCACAATGGCTTTTGCGCCATAGTCTTTAAGGTCGGTAATATCGTGGGCGATTTCCATCGCGCGTCCACCCAAGACATTGGAAGGGCGTACCATGACTGGATAACCAACACGCTCTGCAATGGCGAGGGCTTCTTCAACTGTCGTTGCGATGCCTGATGGTGCTTGCTTTAAGCCAATTTCATCAAGCAAAATTGAGAAACGCTTACGGTCTTCAGCAAGGTCAATCGCGTCAGGTGATGTTCCAAGGATAGGAACTTTCATCTCATTTAGTCCAGGCGCCAATTTTAGGGGTGTTTGACCACCAAACTGGACGATCACACCTGCAAATTCACCGGTTGATTGCTCGATGTGGCAAATCTCGGACACGTCTTCGAGAGTGAGTGGTTCAAAGTAGAGGCGGTCTGATGTGTCATAGTCTGTCGACACTGTTTCAGGATTACAATTGACCATAATGCTTTCAATGCCCAGATCTTCCATGGCGAAAGCAGCGTGACAGCAACAATAGTCAAATTCGATACCTTGCCCGATACGGTTTGGGCCACCGCCAAGGATCATGGCTTTTTTGCGTGTTGATGGCAGGGCTTCACATTCAGCTGGAAGCAGTGTGCCATCCTCATTCATCATACCTGTTTCATAGGTTGAGTAGAGGTAAGGGGTTTTAGCGGCAAATTCAGCAGCACATGTATCAATACGTTTATAGACTGGGCGCACACCCAGAGAATGGCGATAAGCGCGCACGTCTGTTTCTGATTTGCCAGTCAGCATACCAAGGCGTTCATCGGAGAAGCCTTTGGATTTGATCAACGTCATATCAGCGGCATTTGTTGGCAGACCATCGCGGCGGATGTTCTTTTCAGTTTCGATAAGGTCGGCAATCTGGCGCAGGAACCATAAATCAACGCCGGACGCTTTGGCGGCATCTTCCACTGAAAGACCGTTACGGATGGATTGCGCGATCACGAGCAGGCGCTTGTTTGTTGGTTGGCTACAAGCAGCCAGCATGACATTGCGGTCATCACCTTTGCCAAGGCGTTTGATCTCAACTTCGTTGAGGCCACAAAAGCCTGTTTCCAATGAACGTAGGGCTTTTTGGAAGCTTTCTTGGAATGTCCGGCCAATGGCCATGGCTTCACCAACGGATTTCATGCTTGTTGAAAGCATTTCGTCTGCGCCTTTGTATTTCTCAAAAGCAAAGCGCGGAATTTTTGTGACGACATAATCGATTGTTGGTTCAAATGATGCTGGTGTGACGCCAGTAATGTCATTGTCGAGTTCATCTAGCGTGTAACCAACGGCTAGTTTGGCAGCAACTTTTGCAATCGGGAAACCTGTAGCTTTAGAAGCGAGGGCTGAAGAACGGCTTACACGTGGGTTCATCTCGATGACAACAAGGCGACCTGTTTCTGGGTGAACAGCGAATTGTACGTTTGAACCACCCGTTTCAACACCGATTTCACGCAGAACTGCAATCGAAGCATTCCGCATGATTTGGTATTCTTTGTCTGTCAGAGTGAGGGCTGGGGCAACAGTGATCGAATCACCGGTGTGCACACCCATTGGGTCAATGTTTTCGATAGAACAGATAATGATACAATTGTCCGCAGTGTCGCGAACAACTTCCATCTCATATTCTTTCCAACCAAGAAGACTTTCATCAATCAGGATCTGGCCTGTTGGGGAAGCTTCCATACCTGAGCGACAGAAGTGCTCGTATTCTTCGCGGTTGTTGGCAACACCGCCGCCTGTACCACCCAAGGTGAAGGCAGGGCGAATAATGGCTGGAAGACCAATCTCATCCAGTGCATCAAAACATTCTTTAAGGCCGCCTAAAATGTCTTTACCTGTTTCATTGCCATTTGCATCAACTGTCTTAGGTGCGGAAACGATAACGGATTTAGGGTTTTCAAGGCCAATATTGTTCATCGCGACTTGGAATTTTTCGCGGTCTTCAGCTTTTTCGATGGCATCTGCTTTGGCACCGATCAGCTCGACATTGTATTTTTCAAGTGTGCCGTCTTTATCAAGTGCTAGGGCTGTGTTGAGTGCTGTCTGTCCGCCCATTGTTGGCAAAACTGCATCTGGGCGCTCTATGGCGATTATTTTAGCGACGAATTCAGGGGTGATGGGCTCTATATATGTGGCATCCGCAAGTTCTGGGTCTGTCATGATTGTTGCGGGGTTGGAGTTTACCAGAATGATCCGGTAGCCTTCTTCTTTAAGAGCTTTGATGGCCTGAACACCGGAATAATCAAATTCACAAGCCTGCCCAATAACGATTGGGCCTGCGCCGATAACTAGGATGGATTTAATATCGGTACGTTTAGGCATGGAGGTCGGTCCTTGGGGTCTTTTCGGCGCACTACAAAATAAATGCTCTCACACAAGCCTAGGCTCGTATGGGCAAATTGTTGGACGGTTTAACTGTCTGAGCGTGTTGGTGCAAGGCTCAATTTAAAACGTTTTTGATTCAATGCTTATTTCTTGTATCATGAATGCTTATACGTGTCGGTTGAAAATGTGGTTTGCCGATAGGTTTGATGATTTCGCATTGCTAAAAACTAACTGGAAATTCAAATTTGTTTGAGGCATGGATAAAAAAATCGCGTAATTGATAGGCTCAAGAATCAAAATGTGTTCCGAATACTGAATATTTTGATTGTGTGAAAATGCCGCCAGAGTTTCGCTAATAGGTGATGTGAATATGAGACGTATCGTAAAATCTTCCATTCAAGCGAGTATCTGTCTGGGGGTATTAGTCATCGCAGGATGTGAAACGACCTCTGACGAGACGCCTTTGGAGCCTTTGCCGGTTGTGGAGTCTGTAGAGATTGAAGAAGTTCCAGATCCCGTTCCTGTCGAGCCTGATTTGTCTTTGGGGCCAATGCCTAAGACAAAACCAGTAGAGAAAGTAGACGAACGCGATATTCCGCCAGCAAAACACAATGATGGAACAGTGATCGCCAATTCAGCGACGCCTCTGCGTGCGTTTCCTGAAAAAGGTGATCTTGCCGGTATAACGCAGGCACACACTTATGCCTTGCAGGCCAAAGGCGCGAGTGGACTGGAATGGTCAGAAAGTTTGGCGCAACGTGCTTCCTTGCAAGTGCAGCAGATTTCAATGGGGATGTGCGGCGCAAAAGAAAGCAAAATTCTAAGCGCGCGGGGGGAAGCTATCTATCTGGTTCCCGCAGGCTTGGACAGTCAAGGACAAGCGCGTATTGTCAATGTATCCGTGAGGAAAATGGTAGCGGATTTAATGCAACAGAATGCGGGCGCATTCTCGAAGGAAAATTCTGGTTCTATGATATTGGGATGTGCCGTTAATAAGTGTGTGGACGAATCTCAAATCTGGATGTGTCTCTATAAGTAATCAGATATACTTATTTTGCTCCAACTTATGTTATCATGGAAATAGATAGATAAGGGAATATAGAAACTCAATTAAATCAGTATTCAAATCGTTAACTAGATTGGCGGTATAGATGAGTATGGGGATTTATTTGAAAGATGGATGCATTTAGAGGAGATGAGGCGATTTGCGTGTCACAAATTTAAACGCAGTTGATGTTCTGATATACAGTCGACACAAGAACTTGGTTCACCTTGAAAAAACGGCTTTGCATTCTTTTGGTGTTAAGCGCATTGAATCGGTTGGTGAGCTTCAGAATTTAAAAGAAGCTGTTCGTCACAATTATCGCGACATAATCATCATTAATCACGCGCCCGGGCTTCCAATTGCACCACTTGTTGAAGCTGTTCGGTCTGAGACACATGCATCCAATCCTTATGGTGCTGTATTGCTTATGACGGCGACCCCTTCACAACGCGTTGTTCGGGAAGCTGTTCAAGCCGGTGTGGATGGTGTGATGGCTCTACCATTCACTGGAAATGATTTATGGCGTCAGATTGTAAATCTTGTAAATCAAAACCGAGCTTTTGTTCGGACGGAAAACTATTTTGGCCCATGTCGGCGCCGTCTCCAGAATATTAAATATAATGGTGCTGAACGCCGCGATGATGCGGCTTAGCTATTTGCGCGCTAACACAGAATCCGCCACATAATTATTGGTGAGGCGTTCCTGTCCAAACGTGCTCATTTGTCCATGACCGGGAATAAAGCGCATGTCTTTTCCCAATGGCCATAATTTTTGAGTGATGGAATCAAGTAATTCTTGGTGATTGCCACGTGGAAAGTCTGTGCGCCCGATCGAGCCGTGGAAAATCACATCGCCGACAAATGCCAATTGTGCTGATTCATTGTAAATGACAACATGACCGGGTGTGTGTCCCGGGCAATGCACGACGCCAAATGTGTGTCCCGCAAATTCAAGCGTGTCACCATCGTCCAGATATTTATCTGATTTTGTGTTGCGTCCCGTCGTAATGCCGTATTTGGCACCTTGCGCTTCGATATCATCGAGCAACCATTGGTCTTCCTTGTGGGGCCCGACAATGTCGACATTCCATGATTCTTTTAAGGATTGCGCCGCGCCGGCATGATCAAGATGGCCATGTGTCAGCCATATCTGTGTGAGTTTGAGGCCAAAATGTTTGAGCGCTGCTTCCAATTGTTCAACATCGCCGCCCGGATCGACAAAGACAGCTTCCTTTGATTCTTCATCGAAAATCAAAGAGCAATTTTGCTGAAGCGGCGTGACCGGTATGATTTGCACCTTGAAAGGGATCGGGGCGTTTGCTGTGTGGTTTTCTGGATCGGAAGGTGTCGCGGGCATGGTAAGCTTTTCAATCTTTGCTGACGTTTCAGGCATTTATATATTCACAAGATGTGGATGCAATGAGCCAATGGCAAATAAGATTTCTCATTTCACTGCCAAGAAGTGTTTTTATTACGCCCAAGTGTGGGGTAAGGTTTGAATGTTCTTGAGGTATTGGGTGAAGAACGGTCTATTTTAGAGGGTTTATGGTATGCGCATTCCTGCTTATTCAAGTCGTCGCAGAACAAGTGGCGGACTATTGGGGGCAATTGGTGGCCGTCTGCCAATTATTGGTTTGGTCGTCCTCGGATTGGCATTTTATTGGTTTTCGAATCAGAAAACCGGAATTGCTGGTCGTAAGCAAATGGTCACCATGTCTGTGGAGCAGGAAGTTGCGCTTGGGGATCAATCCTATATGCAGATCTTGCAATCTGAACCTGTGCTTTGTGGAAGTCGCGCGACATCTTGCGGCGTCAACGAAAAAGAGATTGTCGATATCATTCAGAAAATTGGTGAAGATATTGCGCGTGCTGCGATTGAATGGGAACGCGAAGGTGCGCCTGTTATCGGGCTGGGAAAATCGGGCGGCAATATTCCTAAATGGGGCACGCTGGCAGATAAGTTTGCGTGGGAATTTCAGGTCATTGCATCTGATACACCAAATGCTTTTTGTCTGCCGGGCGGGAAAGTGGCTTTCTATACGGGGATTTTGTCTACAGCCGCTAATCGGGATGGCATCGCGACGATTATGGGCCATGAGATTGGTCATGCATTGGCGCGCCACGGGGCAGAACGCATGAGCCAAGCCAAGATTATGCAATTTGGTCAGATGGCTGTTGGTGCAAGCGTGGGTGATATGGGCGCAGGTGCGCAGCGCGCAGTGATGGGGGCGTTCGGCATGGGCGCAGACATGGGCGTGATGAAACCGTTCTCTCGTGCGCACGAAAGCGAAGCAGATATGATTGGCCTAGAGTTGCTAACGCGCGCTTGTTATGATCCGCGTGAAGCGCCTGAATTATGGGGGCGGATGGCAGAGTTGGGCGGAGGAAATCGTCCGGCTGAGATTATGTCGACTCACCCTGATCCTGAAAAACGTGCGCGAGCTTTCATCGAAGTGATGCCGCAATATATTGAGCTGTATGAGCAAAAATGTGGACCATTGCCTGCGCGATGATTTGAACAAAATTTAGATTACCCGTACTAATTTGCTGGTTATTTAACCATTATATTCATAAGGTTAATATTCGGGTCAGGAATGTTATCAAAAAAGCCAATCTAGAGCTGGTTTTGGAGATTGTGTTTTTTTATTAGTTTCGTAAAATTTGAAATAATAGCTTGAGAACATTGAAGACTTTAAAACCTTCAGCATGCTGAGCGATGATCTATAGCAATCAGGGAGGTTGTGGTCGATGAGTGCTTCACATGAGGATGGTGGAATTTCTCTTATTGTTGCCGGAGCTGAACGGGCTCGCACAATAACTGATGGTAAGGTTCGTGATATTCAAAAAGTGAATGCGAGCTTAAGAATGCGAGCTTAAGAATGCTAGCGTTTAATGCTCTGATAGAAGCTAAAAGAGTTGGTGAATTAGGGGCTGGGTTTGGGGTCGTTGCAGACGAAGTCAAGGGTGTCTCTGCCAGTGTGGATATGCTGGCGCAATCTTTATCCAGCGAACTTGTCGCAGAAATTAGTGCACTTGAGCAGACCATTTGCAACATGATCAGCCAAGCAAATGGCAAGCGTCTGATTGATTTATCCTTGAATGCCGTTGAGCTGATAGATCGCAATTTATTTGAACGCACATGTGATGTCCGCTGGTGGGCAACAGATTCAGCGCTTGTTGACGCAATTGATAATGACGCCGCTTCTGCGCGGGATTATGCGAGCAAACGATTAGGGGTTATTTTAGGGGCATATACTGTTTACGTTGATCTTTGGCTTTGCGACATGAATGGCAAAATCATTGCAAATGGCCGACCAGATATTTATCCGGTCATTGGAGAAGATGTTAGTTATAAAAATTGGTATAGGCAGGCTAGAAATCTTCAAAGTGGTGATGATTATATCGTTGATGACATCACAGAAGAGAGCTTATTGAGCAACGCTCAAATTGCTACTTATGCAGCCAGTGTCAGAAAAAATGGTGATCTGCATGGCGAGCAGATTGGGGTTTTGGGGATACATTTTGATTGGGAGCCTCAGGCAGCAAGCATAGTGAACGGTATTCGTCTTACGAATGAGGAGGCTGATCGCACGAGTGTCTTGCTGATTGATGCACAAGATAGAATTATTGCATCTAGCGACCCTAAGAGAAGGCTCGGAGAGACGTTTGATCTTTCACTTACAGATCCCGAAGCGGGCTTTTATACGTCTAAGAGCGGTGAAACGGTCGGGTATCATTTAACCCCTGGGTATGAAACTTACGCCGGCCTTGGGTGGCGAGGTGTTATTGTGCAACGCGCAACTCGCTAGCTTATTAATATGCCACTATCAGTTAGCTTTGGTCATACCTGTGGTCTGATAGTGTATGTTTTTAGTTCAACTATATCTGCCTAGTTGTTATTGGTGTCGATAGTGACTTCATCTACCGGATCAAATTGTTGCGCGAGATAGGGCATTGAGAGCGCGAGGACAACTGAGATGATAATACCTAGTGTCGCTTTTGCTAAGTCCATTCCCACGATTTTAGCTGTTGCGCCAGTGGAGCGGACTTTGTCTATCGTTGCGATGGCAAATTCACGTCCAGCGATCAATCCCAAGAAAACCCATGTTGTTGACATTGGCACTTTTGAGATTGGGATACCAAAATCCTGAAGGTTTCCAGAGAAGGCGAATAAGAGCGTGGCGTAGATAAAGTCGATCACTGTGGCTGAACGAATATCTGTCACCGAAGTTTTGGTGAGCAAGATTTTCTGAACGGGCCCACCACGGTTGGCAAAAGTGATCAGCAAGAATATTGCGATCAATCCCATGCCTAAGCTTGCGTGCATGAGGCTGAGATTTTGAGAACGTGATGCGATAGAAACATCAGAGAGACAGGAAGAAATGAGCTCGGCTTGTCCGATGAAAAGTTCATTACATTTGTCGATAATGGCTTGCGCGTCAGGTTTGCTCGCTTCGACAATTTCTCCGCCGACATTGAATGCGTTGGGCAAATTGCGGGGCAGGTAGACGAAGATATTCGCAAAATCTTGTATCAACCACACGCCCCAGAGATAACCTGTTGTCACCCATTGTAAGACGACCCAGACTGGATTGTGTTGCGAGTCCGCCGTTTTCAAGAACCAGCGCTCAAGTGATGGAGCCAATGCGGCATAGATCAGGCCACCAGTGGCAAATGCGACCGCATAACCCATCAGGGATTTGTTCAGCATAGTCATCATGCCGGACATGGTCGCGAATGTGGCCAGCACCATGAAGGTTGTTGAAACCGGAATACCAAAACGTGTTAAAAGCAAAAGCACCATGGGCGGGAGAGCATGATACCAATGAACTTCGAAAATTGGGAATTTATCTGTCTTGTCGAGCTTACCCCAAGACACATCTCCAAGGGATGAGGACCATCCCCAATAGAATGTAATAAGCAGAATACTAACGGCGAAAAGGTATAAAACCCACCAAGGCAAACGTCTGTTTGAATTGATGAAAGTACCTAGTGTCTGCAATGCGTCATTACCGACAACAGCATAAGCAGCAAAGGCGAAACCTATGACCGCCCAAATGTTAGTGCCCAGAATTTCCATTGCAACAGCCCATCTATCTTCAACGCAACACTAGACAGAGGTTTCTGTTAAACCTCTGTTAGGCAACCGAATGGCACTGAATCTTAGCAGCCGCAAGGACTTTTGGGCGTTGCCACAAAACCTTCACATAAAGGTTTTGTTTGCCCGCTAATTATTTCATCAAATCTGCAAAACGCTGGAATAAATAGAATGAATCCTGCGGACCTGGACTTGCTTCTGGGTGATGTTGCACAGAAATGATGGGTTTCCCGATCACTTTTAGTCCTGAATTGGTGCCATCAAACAGGGAGATGTGAGATTGCTCCACACCTTCTGGGAGTGTGTCAGGGTCAACAGTGAAGCCGTGATTCATGGATACGATTTCCACTTTTCCGGTCTCTAGGTCTTTGACTGGGTGGTTTGCACCATGGTGGCCTTGCGTCATTTTCATGGTTTTGGCTCCAAGAGCCAAAGCAAGCATTTGGTGACCCAAACAAATACCAAGGATAGGTTTGTTTGATTCGATCAAAGTTTTGATCATTGGGGAGGCGTATTCACCAGTGGCTGCTGGGTCGCCCGGTCCGTTTGAAAGGACGATACCATCTGGATTAAGCGCAAGAATGTCTTCTGCAGATGTTGAAGCAGGCACGATTGTCGCGCGTGCACCGACACTGGCCAGATTGCGTAAGATGTTTTTCTTTACACCAAAATCAACGACGACGACGTGATACAAGGCTGTGCTTGCATCAAGATATCCATCTTTGATGTCCCACAGGTTTTGAGACGATTCAAACTTATCATTGGTTGTGACTGTTTTAGCGAGGTCAGATCCTTCGACGCCGCCCCATGCGCGTGCAGCTGCAAGAAGCGCATCTTTGTCTATAACGCCATCAGGTGCGTGAACGATGGCCACTTTCTGCATGCCGCCTTCTCTTATGCGACGTGTGAGGGCGCGCGTATCAATGCCGGAAATTCCGACAATGCCTTTTTTGCGAAGCCAAGCACCTAAATGATCTTTTGAGCGCCAATTTGCTGGCGGTGTAGGGTGCGCTCTGAAAAGTGCGCCGCGCGCAGCTTTAGCACCATTGACGCTGCTTTCTTCATTATCGTCTTCATTTGCACCAACATTTCCAATGTGAGGAAATGTAAACATCACGATTTGATCTGAATAAGATGGGTCAGTTAAAATTTCTTGGTAACCAGTAATGGACGTGTTGAAGCATAACTCTCCAACTGCTGTTCCGGCTGCGCCTGAGCCGCGTCCATAAACGATAGTACCGTCTTCCAAAGCGACCGCACCAGTCGCTTTTTGGGTCATTTGGGAGCCGTTGTTAGAAAGCTCATCCGATGTAAACTTTGTATTAGGGTCTTGATTGGCAACCTGATTGGGCATAAGAGCGCGCCTTCTTGTTTTATTACAGCGTGTTCATAACCATTGACTCACGACGCTTTTCGCACGTGAATAGAGAGATGAAGGAATAACAGTCAAGATGATCGGACTTAAAACCTTCATATTTGGTGATGAAAACGGATTAACTCCTAGCAGGACTAACGGATAGATGTCACTTGCATTACAACAAAATGTTGATGATAACGCTCAAATGAGACTTCGTGAAACTTTAAAAACAGAGCTTCACAAAGCAGAGACTGAGAATCTTGAGCAACGCGCGGCGACACTCAGACTTGTTTTATGCGCTGTACGTGATCGCGATATCAAAGCGCGTCAAAAAGACGAATGCAGCGTTTGTGAAGAAACAGAGATCAACGCGATTTTGCGCCATATGATAGCGCAGCGTGAAGCCGCAGCCGAAGAATATGATGCGGCTGGTAAGATTGAACTTGCTGAGCAAGAGCGTGAAGAAGTGGAGACACTCAAAGAGTTTCTTCCACAATGTCTAGGTAAGACAGAGATTACGCTTGCAGCAGAAGAAGTGGTCAATGAACTTGGGGCTGAATGCCTGAAAGACATGGGCCGCTGCGTTTCTGAGCTAAAAGCACGCTATCCTGACCGTATTGAGTCAGGTGCAGCAAAATCTGCTGTGAAAAAGTTGCTTCTCTAATCAATAATTGATTTTTTGGTTAATTTGAGACAGACGTGGAGTCTTTCCTGGGCTAGGATAGAATTCCGAGAGGTGTGATGCGGTTTTCCGAAGCTTTCATTGATGAATTAAAAGATCGACTGCCAATATCTGGTTATGTCGGGCGCAAGGTTAAGCTTGTGCGTTCGGGAAAGAACTTCAAAGGCCTCTCACCCTTTAAAGATGAAAATACGCCTTCTTTTTATGTCGATGATGACAAACGTTCCTATCGTTGTTTCTCGACGCAAAACTCTGGCGATATTATTTCCTTTGTGCAGGAAACAGAAGGATTAAGTTTTCAGGAAGCTGTCGAAAAACTTGTTCAGCTCGCTGGCATGGAAATGCCAACTGAAACCAAGGCCGAGAAAAAACAGGTCACCAAACGCAAATCCTTGTTTGAGCTGATGGAGGCGGCGGTTGCTTTTTATGAAGAGCAATTACGTGAACCAGTGGGCGAGCAAGCAAGAGAATATCTTTCCAAATCGCGTGGTTTAGGTGAGGGGGCGTGGCGGCGTCACCGGATTGGATATGCACCAGAAGGTTGGCAAACATTGCATGATCATCTGATCAAAATGGGTGCGACTGCCAAAGAACTTCTTGAAATCGGACTTGTTCGGCCATCGAAAAATTCGAGTAAACCACCATATGATGCATTTCGTCATCGCATTATTTTTCCAATTCTTGATCCAACGGGCCGACCAATTGCGCTTGGCGGACGTGCATTAGAACCGGGGCATGTGCTGAAGGAAAAAGGGATTCCCAAATATGTGAATTCCTCTGAAACGCCTTTGTTTCACAAATCTTCGGTTATTTATAATTATGGCCGAGCTCGTGATGCCATTTATAAATTGTCACGCAATGCGTCTTCAGCCGATCCATTTGCACGCGGCTTAATTGTCACTGAAGGGTATATGGATGTCATCGCGATGGCAGAACATGGCTTTTCAACAGCTGTGGCACCGATGGGAACAGCGCTCACCGAAGAGCAATTAAAAATGCTGTGGCGGGTCGGGCCTGAACCCATAATGTGTTTTGATGGTGATGAAGCAGGTCAGAAGGCCGCTATGCGTGCTGTTGATTTGGCATTGCCGATGCTTGAGCCGGGCAAATCTGTTTACGTGACGATTCTGCCACAAGGGATGGACCCTGATGATCTCTTAAAAACGGATGGTGGTGAGTATGGTCTGCGTGATTTATTGCGTAATGCGCGTCCATTGGTGGAATTATTGTGGGACAGGGAACTCAACAAAGAAAAACTAGATACACCTGAGCGACGGGCTGGATTTGAGGCAAGGTTGGATGAAGCCGTCTCTGCGATTGCAAATGAGCAAGTGCGCCGCGCATATGAGCGAGAATTAAAAGATCGTCGCTATCAGTATTTTCGAGATCAAAGACAGGCTAAACAGACTCCATTTCGTAAAAATGAATGGGGCGGCAAAAACAGTTCAAACTTCCGTGGTAAGAATATTGCACAAGGTCCTGTGATTAAATTAGCAGATACACGCGGCCTAACAGGGCGCACGGGACTGGGAATGATTGTACGCGCTATTGACAGCCCAAACCTAATGGATGAGGCAAAAGAGATGCTTGCAATGGCTGATTTTCGCGATGAAGACGTGTTAGCACTAAGAAATGCTGCATTAGATGTGCAAGATTTTGGGGAAAAGGTTGACCGCAGCGCAATTGCAGCCCATTTACGGAGTCTTGGCCGCACACGTTCTGCGAAACTGCTCGAAGAGTATCCTAATCAGGAGCCCATAGACCCATCTTCTACGATTGGGCGTGAATGGCTCGCTGCACTGGAGCGTTTCCCAACTGTTGCGGCTCTGAAAGACGAGGCGGAGAGCGAGAAGAATGCGTTCGCTTCAGCTAACGGAGTCGAGGAACATAAAGCGGAATGGGCACGTCGAAAGAGATTAGTGGCGGAACGACAAGCATTGAAGGCAAAGTCACAAGAACCTATCGACGATATAACCACAAGCAACTCACAGGATTGATTTGCCAAACGCAGCTTGGGCAGCTGGGTTTAAAGGCGGGAGATTTGTATGACCAAAACAAAAGCCGATAACGAAGAAGTTGCTGAGAACCAAGATGGTCCAGTACTTGATTTATCGAATGCAA encodes the following:
- a CDS encoding methyl-accepting chemotaxis protein, with protein sequence MLAFNALIEAKRVGELGAGFGVVADEVKGVSASVDMLAQSLSSELVAEISALEQTICNMISQANGKRLIDLSLNAVELIDRNLFERTCDVRWWATDSALVDAIDNDAASARDYASKRLGVILGAYTVYVDLWLCDMNGKIIANGRPDIYPVIGEDVSYKNWYRQARNLQSGDDYIVDDITEESLLSNAQIATYAASVRKNGDLHGEQIGVLGIHFDWEPQAASIVNGIRLTNEEADRTSVLLIDAQDRIIASSDPKRRLGETFDLSLTDPEAGFYTSKSGETVGYHLTPGYETYAGLGWRGVIVQRATR
- the carA gene encoding glutamine-hydrolyzing carbamoyl-phosphate synthase small subunit, which encodes MTQKATGAVALEDGTIVYGRGSGAAGTAVGELCFNTSITGYQEILTDPSYSDQIVMFTFPHIGNVGANEDDNEESSVNGAKAARGALFRAHPTPPANWRSKDHLGAWLRKKGIVGISGIDTRALTRRIREGGMQKVAIVHAPDGVIDKDALLAAARAWGGVEGSDLAKTVTTNDKFESSQNLWDIKDGYLDASTALYHVVVVDFGVKKNILRNLASVGARATIVPASTSAEDILALNPDGIVLSNGPGDPAATGEYASPMIKTLIESNKPILGICLGHQMLALALGAKTMKMTQGHHGANHPVKDLETGKVEIVSMNHGFTVDPDTLPEGVEQSHISLFDGTNSGLKVIGKPIISVQHHPEASPGPQDSFYLFQRFADLMK
- a CDS encoding GatB/YqeY domain-containing protein; this encodes MSLALQQNVDDNAQMRLRETLKTELHKAETENLEQRAATLRLVLCAVRDRDIKARQKDECSVCEETEINAILRHMIAQREAAAEEYDAAGKIELAEQEREEVETLKEFLPQCLGKTEITLAAEEVVNELGAECLKDMGRCVSELKARYPDRIESGAAKSAVKKLLL
- the dnaG gene encoding DNA primase, producing the protein MRFSEAFIDELKDRLPISGYVGRKVKLVRSGKNFKGLSPFKDENTPSFYVDDDKRSYRCFSTQNSGDIISFVQETEGLSFQEAVEKLVQLAGMEMPTETKAEKKQVTKRKSLFELMEAAVAFYEEQLREPVGEQAREYLSKSRGLGEGAWRRHRIGYAPEGWQTLHDHLIKMGATAKELLEIGLVRPSKNSSKPPYDAFRHRIIFPILDPTGRPIALGGRALEPGHVLKEKGIPKYVNSSETPLFHKSSVIYNYGRARDAIYKLSRNASSADPFARGLIVTEGYMDVIAMAEHGFSTAVAPMGTALTEEQLKMLWRVGPEPIMCFDGDEAGQKAAMRAVDLALPMLEPGKSVYVTILPQGMDPDDLLKTDGGEYGLRDLLRNARPLVELLWDRELNKEKLDTPERRAGFEARLDEAVSAIANEQVRRAYERELKDRRYQYFRDQRQAKQTPFRKNEWGGKNSSNFRGKNIAQGPVIKLADTRGLTGRTGLGMIVRAIDSPNLMDEAKEMLAMADFRDEDVLALRNAALDVQDFGEKVDRSAIAAHLRSLGRTRSAKLLEEYPNQEPIDPSSTIGREWLAALERFPTVAALKDEAESEKNAFASANGVEEHKAEWARRKRLVAERQALKAKSQEPIDDITTSNSQD